A single region of the Plantactinospora soyae genome encodes:
- a CDS encoding GntR family transcriptional regulator — MADVIIEVDPNSEVPIYQQLRDRVVEAIATGALREGSPLPSTRALATDFGINFHTVNKGYDLLRQQRLLRINRKSGAVVLRDGSSGPPAPEFAEEWTSRARTLLAEATAHGLAREEVLDICRKVLETFGEGQEES, encoded by the coding sequence GTGGCCGACGTGATAATCGAGGTGGACCCGAACAGCGAGGTCCCGATCTACCAGCAGCTTCGTGATCGCGTGGTCGAGGCCATCGCCACCGGAGCACTCCGCGAGGGCAGTCCGTTGCCCTCCACCCGGGCCCTGGCCACCGACTTCGGCATCAACTTCCACACCGTCAACAAGGGGTACGACCTGCTACGCCAGCAGCGACTGCTCCGGATCAACCGCAAGTCCGGCGCGGTCGTGCTCCGGGACGGCAGCTCGGGTCCGCCCGCTCCGGAGTTCGCCGAGGAGTGGACCAGTCGGGCCAGGACACTGCTCGCCGAGGCCACCGCCCACGGCCTGGCCCGGGAAGAAGTGCTCGACATCTGCCGCAAGGTCCTCGAGACGTTCGGCGAGGGACAGGAGGAGTCGTGA
- a CDS encoding DUF1648 domain-containing protein, whose translation MLTAVGSTAGLLMVAISAWVMPSIQRPTLPFGVRVPAQRATDAAIVEQIRAFRAQVTVSALLGLLVSVVLIATVGTDVDETATALVAAVPMAALLLLVGAFYLRARGTILRVKADDGWYSGVAQRVAVDTSLRTGPERLPWEWAVVAMLTPLVTLAAGIALYPDMPAQVPMRTNGSTVEAWQAKSPWVIVLPVGIQLLTTALLIALLAWSFRSRADLEPSAPKRSAAQHRLFLRRISRAVLVLATCMNAAILFAVVPVWQGRVPGPWATTGLILFSLLGAGYLVVVTVRTGQGGSRIATDRDAAAERPDSAHTDDDRHWRFAGFCYVNRDDPAILVQKRVGVGWTLNLGNPRSIAIVASVLALVAVGAFLAP comes from the coding sequence ATGCTGACAGCCGTCGGATCGACCGCAGGTCTGCTGATGGTCGCCATCTCCGCCTGGGTGATGCCCTCGATCCAGCGACCGACGCTGCCGTTCGGCGTCCGGGTGCCCGCCCAGCGGGCCACAGACGCCGCGATCGTCGAACAGATCCGCGCCTTCCGGGCCCAGGTCACGGTGAGCGCCCTGCTCGGTCTGCTCGTCAGCGTCGTCCTCATCGCCACCGTCGGCACCGACGTCGACGAGACCGCCACGGCACTCGTCGCCGCCGTACCGATGGCGGCGCTACTGCTCCTGGTCGGGGCGTTCTACCTGCGGGCTCGCGGGACGATCCTGCGGGTCAAGGCCGACGACGGCTGGTACAGCGGGGTCGCCCAGCGGGTCGCCGTGGACACCTCGCTGCGTACCGGACCGGAACGGCTGCCCTGGGAGTGGGCGGTGGTGGCCATGCTGACCCCACTGGTCACGCTCGCCGCCGGAATCGCCCTCTACCCGGACATGCCGGCCCAGGTACCGATGCGGACCAACGGATCCACAGTGGAGGCGTGGCAGGCGAAGTCGCCGTGGGTGATCGTACTGCCGGTCGGCATCCAACTGCTCACCACGGCCCTCCTGATCGCCCTGCTCGCCTGGTCGTTCCGGTCCCGGGCCGATCTGGAGCCCTCGGCACCGAAGCGCTCGGCGGCGCAGCACCGGCTCTTCCTCCGCCGCATCTCCCGCGCCGTGCTGGTGCTGGCCACCTGCATGAACGCCGCGATCCTGTTCGCCGTGGTGCCGGTGTGGCAGGGTCGGGTGCCGGGCCCCTGGGCGACCACCGGCCTGATCCTGTTCTCCCTGCTCGGCGCCGGCTACCTGGTCGTCGTCACGGTGCGTACCGGCCAGGGCGGCAGCCGGATCGCCACCGACCGGGACGCGGCGGCGGAACGACCGGACAGCGCGCACACCGACGACGACCGGCACTGGCGGTTCGCGGGCTTCTGCTACGTCAACCGCGACGACCCGGCCATTCTGGTCCAGAAGCGCGTCGGCGTCGGCTGGACGCTGAACCTCGGCAACCCCCGGAGCATCGCCATCGTGGCGAGCGTGCTGGCCCTGGTGGCGGTCGGCGCGTTCCTGGCCCCCTGA
- a CDS encoding DUF397 domain-containing protein, translating into MLPEESASIWWKSSHSGGEGGNCVEVARLAPGVGVRDSKDTAGAVLRFAPTAWVTFLAGLGTDTRRRT; encoded by the coding sequence ATGTTGCCGGAAGAAAGTGCGTCGATCTGGTGGAAGAGCAGCCACTCCGGTGGCGAGGGAGGCAACTGTGTCGAGGTGGCCCGGCTTGCTCCCGGGGTAGGGGTACGGGACTCGAAGGACACGGCCGGTGCCGTACTCCGGTTCGCCCCGACCGCCTGGGTGACCTTCCTCGCGGGCCTCGGGACGGACACCCGGCGTCGGACCTGA
- a CDS encoding helix-turn-helix domain-containing protein: protein MPISPTARRRRLGIELRRLREREQLTLLQVAQRMKCSDAKISRIEAGKHSTHPRDVLGLLDIYGVADERTRDVLATLAKQSTQRGWWVTYGGAIPDWFEVYVGLESEATEIRTAETHLVPGLLQTEAYAAALIRATQPLAPAEELTRQVELRLARQRRLTEPGPVRLRVVLGEAVLRCRVGDGSTMREQLGYLATLAERSNVELRVVRFSSPAYTAFGRPFVLLGFTEPTEPGLVYTEHRTGALYIDEPAQIASFALAFDHLVAAALSRKESARLLRETAASWK from the coding sequence GTGCCGATCAGTCCGACCGCGCGGCGCCGCCGGCTCGGCATCGAGCTTCGCCGGCTGCGCGAGCGGGAGCAGCTCACCCTCCTGCAGGTGGCGCAGCGGATGAAGTGCTCGGATGCCAAGATCTCCCGGATCGAGGCGGGCAAGCACTCCACCCACCCCCGGGACGTGCTCGGGCTGCTCGACATCTACGGCGTGGCCGACGAGCGCACCCGCGACGTGCTGGCGACGCTGGCCAAGCAGTCGACCCAGCGCGGCTGGTGGGTGACGTACGGCGGTGCGATCCCGGACTGGTTCGAGGTCTACGTCGGACTGGAGTCCGAGGCGACCGAGATCCGTACCGCCGAGACGCATCTGGTGCCCGGCCTGTTGCAGACCGAGGCGTACGCCGCCGCGCTGATCCGGGCCACCCAGCCGCTCGCCCCGGCCGAGGAACTGACCCGGCAGGTCGAACTCCGGCTGGCCCGGCAACGCCGGCTCACCGAACCCGGCCCGGTACGGCTGCGGGTGGTCCTCGGCGAGGCGGTGCTGCGCTGCCGGGTCGGCGACGGCAGCACGATGCGCGAGCAGCTCGGCTACCTCGCCACGCTGGCCGAGCGGTCGAACGTCGAGCTGCGGGTGGTGCGGTTCAGCAGTCCGGCGTACACCGCTTTCGGGCGGCCGTTCGTGCTGCTCGGCTTCACCGAGCCCACCGAACCGGGGTTGGTCTACACCGAACACCGCACCGGCGCGCTCTACATCGACGAGCCGGCCCAGATCGCCTCGTTCGCGCTTGCTTTCGACCACCTGGTTGCGGCAGCGTTGTCGCGGAAAGAATCGGCGCGGCTGCTCAGAGAGACGGCGGCCTCCTGGAAATGA